TGCGCGTGTGGGGCGGCGGCATCTACGAGTCGGAGGACTTCTACGAGCTGTGCGACGAGCGCGGCGTACTCGTCTGGCAGGACTTCCTGCTCGCGTGCGCGGCCTACCCCGAGGAGTCGCCCCTGCTCGAGGAGCTGACGGCCGAGGCGCGTGAGCACGTCGTCCGACTGGCCTCCCACCCGAGCCTCGTGCTGTGGAACGGCGGCAACGAGAACGTGTGGGGCCACGAGGACTGGGGCTGGAAGGCCGAGCTCGACGGCCGGACGTGGGGGCTGCGCTACGCGGCCGAGATCTTCCCCGCGATCGTCGCCGAGCTCGACCCGACCCGGCCCTACTCCGACAACAGCCCGTACTCGCCCGGCTTCGCACCCGAGGAGGTGCACCCGGACGACCCCGACCACGGCACGCACCACCAGTGGGAGGTCTGGAACCGCGTCGACTACACGCACTACCGCGACGACGTCCCGCGGTTCTGCTCCGAGTTCGGCTTCCAGGGGCCCCCGACGTGGGCGACCCTGACGCGTGCCGTTCACCCGGCCGACGGCGGACCGCTCACGCCCGAGGACCCCACGTTCCTGCTGCACCAGAAGGCCGAGGACGGCAACGGCAAGCTCGCGCGCGGGCTCGCGCCGCACCTGGGCGTGCCGGCGGACTTCGTCGACTGGCACTGGGCCACGCAGCTCAACCAGGCGCGTGCGGTCGCGTACGCCGTCGAGCACCACCGCTCGTGGTGGCCCCGCACCGCGGGCTCGATCGTGTGGCAGCTCAACGACTGCTGGCCGGTCACGTCCTGGGCGGCGGTCGACGGCGACGAGCGGGTCAAGCCCCTGTGGTGGGCCCTGCGGCACGCGCACGCGCCGCGCCTCCTGACGGTCCAGCCGCGCGACGACGGGTGGGCGCTCGTCGCGGTCAACGACACGGGCGAGGCGTGGACGGGCACCGCGACGCTCGAACGTCAGCAGCTGGACGGCACGGTCCTGGCCGCGGGCACGCTCGAGGTCACGGCCGCGCCGCGCACGGCCGCGGTGCTCGTTCTGCCGCAGGACCTCGCGGTCCCGGGCGATGCACGCACCGAGGCGCTCGTCGTGCGTCTCGGCGACGAGCGGGTCGTGCACGTCTGGGCCGACGACGTCGACCTCGCGCTCGAGGCCGGTGCCCTCACCGCGACGGCGCAGCCCGAGCCGGGGGGCTGGGCCGTGACCGTCACGGCGCGTTCGCTCGTGCGCGACGCCACGCTGCTGGTGGACCGGCTCGACCCGGACGCGACGGTGGACGCCGCGCTCGTCGACCTGCCCGCGGGTGCGACCGCGACGTTCCACGTGCGGACCACCGCGACGCTCGACGCGGCCGACCTGGTCGCGCCGCCCGTGCTGCGGTCGGCGAACGACGTGGTCGTGCCCGCGGCGGCGAGGGTCTGATCCGGACCTCCGGGTCGGCCGGGGCCGGGAGCAGCACGGTGACGGGCCGTCGGTGGCACGCCGGCGGCCCGTCCCGCCTGCTCGGCGGGACTACGCTCGACGCCGTGACGCATGCCGACGCGGTGGGGCTGGTGCTGGCACGGCCCGTGCGCCTGCTGGGCATCGAGCCGTTCTTCGCCGAGCTCATCTCGGGCATCGAGGAGCGGCTGTCGGGTGAGGGTCGTTCGCTGCTCCTGCACGTCGTGCCCGACCACGCGGCCGAGATCGCCGCGTACCGGCGCTGGAGCGGTGGCGGCGTGGACGCCGTGGTGGTCGTCAACCTCGCGCTCGAGGACCAGCGCCTCGACGTGCTCACCGAGCTCGGCATGCCGACGGTCGTCGTGGGCGGCCCCACGCCCGACCTGCCGTTCGCGAACGTCTGGATCGACAACGCGCGCGCGATGCGTGACGCGGTCGGCCACCTGACGGCGCTCGGGCACCGCCGCCTCGCGCGCGTGTCCGGACCCGCCGCGCTCGCGCACACCCAGGCCCGCACCGACGCGTTCCTCGACGAGTGCGCCCGGCGGGGCGCACAGGGCGTGGTCGTCGAGGGCGACTACCTCGAGGACTCGGGCACGCGTGCCACGCGCTCGCTCCTGGGCCGGGGATCGCCGCCGTCCGCGATCATCTTCGACAACGACGTCATGGCGATCGCGGGTCTGCAGGTCGCGGCGGAGATGGGCGTGGGCGTCCCCGACCGGCTGTC
The Cellulomonas gilvus ATCC 13127 DNA segment above includes these coding regions:
- a CDS encoding glycosyl hydrolase 2 galactose-binding domain-containing protein, which translates into the protein MTAHHLSDGWTLSATGGVPEADPAVSPELSPELSPALVTALRDGVPARVPGTSHTALLDAGLIPDPYLDRNEEVLAWMRHVDWRYEHVLDEPAAAPDERVDLAFDGLDTVATISVVGRADQATVVGRTANQHRSYRFDVRELVGGPATLRVDLASALHHAEAEARRLGPRPLAYPQPFNMIRKMACSFGWDWGPDLQTAGPWRPVRVERWRVARLAQVRPVVTVRADGTGVAELHVTVERSGLPGGDAPLALRAEVAGVVATAGVDPGDTHGVLRVEVPDAPLWWPVGHGEQPLVDAVVGLAGPDGTVLGTWRRRLGFRTVTVDRSRDEHGTRFTFVVNGREIFVRGANWIPDDHLLTRITRDRLARRIDQALGAHLNLLRVWGGGIYESEDFYELCDERGVLVWQDFLLACAAYPEESPLLEELTAEAREHVVRLASHPSLVLWNGGNENVWGHEDWGWKAELDGRTWGLRYAAEIFPAIVAELDPTRPYSDNSPYSPGFAPEEVHPDDPDHGTHHQWEVWNRVDYTHYRDDVPRFCSEFGFQGPPTWATLTRAVHPADGGPLTPEDPTFLLHQKAEDGNGKLARGLAPHLGVPADFVDWHWATQLNQARAVAYAVEHHRSWWPRTAGSIVWQLNDCWPVTSWAAVDGDERVKPLWWALRHAHAPRLLTVQPRDDGWALVAVNDTGEAWTGTATLERQQLDGTVLAAGTLEVTAAPRTAAVLVLPQDLAVPGDARTEALVVRLGDERVVHVWADDVDLALEAGALTATAQPEPGGWAVTVTARSLVRDATLLVDRLDPDATVDAALVDLPAGATATFHVRTTATLDAADLVAPPVLRSANDVVVPAAARV
- a CDS encoding LacI family DNA-binding transcriptional regulator, whose translation is MTHADAVGLVLARPVRLLGIEPFFAELISGIEERLSGEGRSLLLHVVPDHAAEIAAYRRWSGGGVDAVVVVNLALEDQRLDVLTELGMPTVVVGGPTPDLPFANVWIDNARAMRDAVGHLTALGHRRLARVSGPAALAHTQARTDAFLDECARRGAQGVVVEGDYLEDSGTRATRSLLGRGSPPSAIIFDNDVMAIAGLQVAAEMGVGVPDRLSLLAWDDSALCRLAHPALSAMSLDVHAMGVQVADCVLNVLADGPVRSYTAPLPRLVARGSTAPAPTD